The following are encoded together in the Synchiropus splendidus isolate RoL2022-P1 chromosome 7, RoL_Sspl_1.0, whole genome shotgun sequence genome:
- the LOC128762132 gene encoding ankyrin-1-like isoform X6, protein MAQAAKHLRKNKDLEALAEQERKEKEEEKFKKRSRSRDKKRKANAVHRWLIDQDSSVSSEMPDGQGVWHYDDEADAGNSFLRAARSGNLDKALEHIKNGIDINTANQNGLNGLHLASKEGHVKMVLELLHNGIVLETTTKKGNTALHIAALAGQEQVVTELVNYGANVNAQLQKGFTPLYMAAQENHLEVVKFLLENGANQSIPTEDGFTPLAVALQQGHENVVALLINYGTKGKVRLPALHIAARNDDTRTAAVLLQNDPNPDVLSKTGFTPLHIAAHYENLNVAQLLLNRGANVNFTPKNGITPLHIAARRGNVIMVRLLLDRGAQIDAKTKDELTPLHCAARNGHVRIIEILLDHGAPIQAKTKNGLSPIHMAAQGDHMDCVKQLLQYNAEIDDITLDHLTPLHVAAHCGHHRMAKVLLDKGAKPNSRALNGFTPLHIACKKNHLRVMDLLLKHSASLEAVTESGLTPLHVASFMGHLNIVKILLQKGASPSASNVKVETPLHMASRAGHLEVAEFLLQNAAPVDAKAKDDQTPLHCAARMGHQELVKLLLEHKAKPNSATTAGHTPLHIAAREGHVHTVRILLDMEAQQTKMTKKGFTPLHVASKYGKVDVAELLLERGANPNAAGKNGLTPLHVAVHHNNLDVVNLLVSKGGSPHSAARNGYTALHIASKQNQVEVADSLLQHGASANAESLQGVTPLHLASQEGRPDMVTLLISQQANVNLGNKSGLTPLHLVAQEGHVGIADILVKQGASVYAATRMGYTPLHVACHYGNIKMVKFLLQQQANVNSKTRLGYTPLHQAAQQGHTDIVTLLLKHGAQPNETTTNGTSALAIAKRLGYISVIDVLKLVTEENVAMTTTEKHRMSFPETVDEILDVSEDEGIAQLTLGEELLGTEGARYMKMDDMKDHDDDFLSPKKSLENYSPAIPRIPRVSPETVLLKDQEMEQHTPLPLPKEYDEDSLIPSSPATETSDNVSPVASPIHTGSDESCRSGRGPVDGKPTSPCLHRFLVSFMVDARGGSMRGSRHNGLRVIIPPRTCAAPTRITCRLVKPQKLSSPPPLVEGEGLASRIISLGPASMQFLGPVIVEIPHFAALGRGDRELVVLRSENGSVWKEHRNRYGDEVLETILNGMDEDLESQEELGKKRIRRIISTDFPLYFAVVSRVQQESDLIGPEGGALSSKLVPMVQATFPETAVTKRVRLGLQAQPVPDELVAKLLGNQANFSPVVTVEPRRRKFHRPIGLRIPLPPSWRESPRDSGEGDTTSLRLLCSVIGGTASAQWEDITGTTKLIYSNQCASFTTNVSARFWLADCPRTAEAVSFANLLYRELSAVPYMAKFVVFAKMNELREGRLRCYCMTDDKMDKTLEQHENFTEVARSRDIEVMEGMPLHLECSGNLLPVRKATQQPRCFSFQAFRDNRLPVSVKVPSSRSSHLPPHAFTHPALSQVRDSSKESAGFLSFLRKSTKYEDNQHVLCNLNISMPPCIKIIGSEDRRRTLTPLALRERYSALNEPAMASLSAMERTELKMAVIAEQLGLSWAELARELQLSVDDINKIRVENPNSLLEQSSALLNLWATREGKRAKMESLYAALKSIDRMDIVHMLEGQPTRAGSRDLSRRRRDRERLSPGLTNGYGLAQDELLSPASMQYSLPSPLGAEPYWQEVSSLDCAPIATTEEDTLMEMSDVQVWPSGHSPSLVPVEDSSLECSNADDSEGLLGLPYGSLGRPASAGGAVLSGSTELPEDDSEMGVDSLSTATPASLGGTIAGISLNGANNGQGSEASSEASAVANTTGVDGAGGGGWRGTGSEDGLSLVAGQHRVYARLSESPALSCVPDPSADRSSNGGSGTGRESGSFLSYLQEQTGPGWSPVTNAQAWVAHQPTDAVMSSVCNAVDHGQEGLLQPVRDMGHSEILRGHFRGTQPFEKGLGFPHRAPDLNAWDDQGDEAEDLPGEQVSEEQFTDEHGNIVTKKIVRKVVRRGKGSGEEGLQEVSMETSLQDELEGDAEQFMSYAILGRESSKPDCVEVKKGAQIVKCASLRRVKQ, encoded by the exons GCAGATGCTGGCAACAGCTTCCTCCGAGCAGCCCGCTCTGGCAACCTGGACAAGGCTCTGGAGCACATTAAGAACGGCATTGATATCAACACGGCCAATCAG AATGGGCTCAACGGGCTTCACCTGGCCTCCAAAGAAGGCCACGTCAAAATGGTCCTGGAGCTGCTCCACAATGGGATCGTGCTGGAGACCACCACCAAG AAAGGAAACACTGCCCTGCACATCGCAGCCCTGGCAGGTCAGGAGCAGGTGGTCACCGAGCTGGTGAACTACGGGGCCAACGTCAACGCTCAGTTGCAG AAAGGCTTCACTCCGCTCTACATGGCTGCACAAGAAAACCATCTAGAGGTTGTGAAGTTTCTCCTGGAGAACGGAGCCAATCAGAGCATTCCAACTGAG GACGGCTTCACTCCTTTGGCCGTGGCTCTCCAGCAGGGCCATGAAAACGTCGTCGCCCTGCTCATCAACTACGGCACCAAAGGCAAGGTCCGTCTCCCCGCTCTGCACATCGCGGCTCGCAACGACGACACGCGCACGGCTGCCGTGCTCCTGCAGAACGACCCCAACCCGGACGTGCTCAGCAAG ACTGGCTTCACGCCTCTGCACATTGCTGCACATTATGAAAATTTGAACGTGGCTCAGCTGCTCCTCAACCGAGGCGCGAACGTCAACTTCACCCCAAAG AACGGCATCACTCCTCTGCACATTGCAGCCAGGAGAGGGAATGTCATCATGGTGCGGCTGCTTTTGGACAGGGGCGCACAGATAGATGCCAAAACCAAG GACGAACTCACCCCTCTGCATTGTGCGGCAAGAAACGGCCACGTCAGGATCATCGAGATCCTCCTTGATCACGGTGCCCCGATACAGGCGAAGACCAAG AACGGCCTGTCGCCGATCCACATGGCGGCACAAGGCGACCACATGGACTGTGTCAAGCAGCTGTTGCAGTACAACGCGGAGATCGATGACATCACGCTGGACCACCTCACACCTCTGCATGTTGCCGCCCACTGCGGCCACCACCGCATGGCCAAAGTCCTGCTGGATAAAGGAGCGAAGCCCAACTCCCGGGCGCTG AACGGTTTCACCCCCTTACACATCGCTTGCAAAAAGAACCACCTGCGTGTGATGGATCTGCTGCTCAAACATTCCGCCTCGCTGGAGGCCGTGACGGAG TCTGGCCTGACCCCGCTGCATGTGGCCTCCTTCATGGGTCACCTCAACATTGTCAAGATCCTGCTCCAGAAGGGGGCTTCACCCAGTGCGTCTAATGTG AAAGTGGAAACGCCGCTTCACATGGCGTCGAGGGCGGGACACTTGGAGGTGGCCGAGTTTCTGCTGCAGAATGCGGCACCAGTAGACGCCAAGGCCAAG GACGACCAGACTCCCCTGCACTGCGCCGCACGAATGGGTCACCAAGAGCTGGTGAAGCTCCTCCTGGAGCACAAGGCCAAGCCGAACTCCGCCACCACAGCCGGTCACACTCCTCTCCACATCGCAGCCCGCGAAGGCCACGTGCACACAGTGCGGATCCTGCTGGACATGGAGGCCCAGCAAACAAAGATGACCAAG AAGGGCTTCACGCCGCTCCACGTGGCCTCCAAGTATGGAAAGGTGGACGTCGCCGAGCTCTTGCTGGAGCGAGGGGCAAACCCCAACGCTGCTGGGAAG AACGGTCTGACTCCGCTGCACGTGGCTGTGCATCACAACAACCTGGACGTGGTCAACCTGCTGGTCAGCAAGGGCGGCTCGCCGCACAGTGCCGCCAGG AACGGCTACACTGCCCTGCACATCGCGTCAAAGCAGAACCAGGTGGAGGTGGCCGACAGTCTTCTGCAACACGGAGCTTCGGCCAACGCGGAGTCTCTCCAGGGCGTCACACCGCTGCACCTGGCCTCACAGGAGGGCAGGCCTGACATGGTCACCCTGCTCATCTCCCAACAGGCCAACGTCAACCTTGGCAACAAG AGTGGACTGACTCCGCTCCACCTGGTGGCGCAGGAAGGTCACGTTGGGATCGCCGATATACTGGTGAAGCAGGGAGCATCGGTCTACGCAGCCACACGA ATGGGATACACTCCTCTACATGTCGCTTGTCACTACGGAAACATCAAGATGGTGAAAttcctccttcagcagcaaGCCAACGTCAACAGCAAGACACGA ctgggcTACACTCCTCTGCACCAGGCGGCCCAGCAGGGACACACCGACATCGTGACTCTGCTGCTGAAGCATGGCGCCCAGCCCAATGAGACCACCACG AATGGCACCTCAGCACTGGCCATCGCCAAGAGACTGGGCTACATCTCTGTGATCGACGTCCTGAAGCTGGTCACTGAAGAGAACGTCGCCATG ACCACCACAGAGAAGCACCGCATGAGCTTCCCCGAGACAGTGGACGAGATCCTCGATGTGTCGGAGGACGAAG GAATTGCACAGCTCACTTTAG GAGAGGAGCTCCTGGGGACAGAAGGGGCCAGGTACATGAAGATGGATGACATGAAAGACCATGATGACGATTTCCTCTCCCCCAAGAAATCACTGGA AAATTACTCGCCAGCCATTCCCAGGATTCCTCGTGTCTCCCCGGAGACGGTCCTCCTGAAAGACCAGGAGATGGAGCAG CACACTCCGCTCCCACTGCCCAAAGAGTACGACGAGGACTCGCTGATTCCCAGCAGCCCTGCCACCGAGACCTCAGACAACGTCAGCCCGGTGGCCAGTCCCATTCACACCGGGTCAGATGAAAGCTGCCGCTCCGGCAGGGGCCCCGTTGATGGGAAGCCAACCTCTCCGTGTCTGCACAGGTTCCTGGTCAGCTTCATGGTGGACGCCCGTGGCGGCTCCATGCGAGGGAGCAGGCACAACGGCCTGAGAGTCATCATCCCACCCAGGACCTGCGCGGCCCCCACACGCATCACCTGCCGCCTGGTGAAGCCCCAGAAGCTGAGCAGCCCTCCTCCTCTGGTGGAGGGGGAAGGTCTGGCCAGCAGGATCATCTCTCTGGGCCCAGCCAGCATGCAGTTCCTGGG GCCAGTGATTGTGGAGATCCCTCACTTCGCCGCTCTGGGTCGGGGCGACCGAGAACTGGTGGTGCTGAGAAGTGAGAATGGCTCGGTCTGGAAGGAGCATCGGAACCGCTACGGCGACGAGGTTCTGGAGACCATCCTCAACGGGATGGACGAGG ACTTAGAAAGTCAAGAGGAGCTTGGAAAGAAGAGGATCCGGCGCATCATCTCCACAGACTTCCCTCTTTATTTTGCTGTGGTGTCAAGGGTGCAGCAGGAGAGCGACCTCATCGGCCCTGAGGGGGGCGCACTCAGCAGTAAACTGGTGCCAATGGTCCAGGCCACCTTCCCTGAGACAGCAGTCACCAAACGTGTCCGTCTGGGGCTGCAG GCTCAGCCCGTTCCAGACGAGCTGGTTGCAAAGCTGTTGGGGAACCAGGCCAACTTCAGCCCGGTGGTGACAGTGGAGCCCCGGCGCCGCAAGTTCCACCGTCCCATCGGCCTGCGCATACCTCTGCCCCCGTCCTGGAGGGAGAGTCCCCGCGACTCAGGGGAGGGCGACACCACCAGCCTGCGCCTGCTGTGCTCTGTCATCG GTGGCACAGCTTCGGCCCAGTGGGAAGACATCACTGGCACCACCAAACTCATCTATTCCAACCAGTGCGCCAGCTTCACCACCAACGTGTCGGCCCG CTTCTGGCTGGCCGACTGCCCGCGCACCGCCGAGGCCGTCTCCTTCGCCAACCTGCTCTACAGGGAGCTCTCGGCGGTGCCGTACATGGCCAAGTTCGTGGTGTTCGCCAAGATGAACGAGCTGCGCGAGGGCCGGCTGCGCTGCTACTGCATGACGGACGACAAGATGGACAAGACCCTGGAACAGCACGAGAACTTCACCGAAGTGGCTCGCAGCCGCGATATCGAG GTGATGGAGGGGATGCCGCTCCACCTGGAGTGTTCCGGGAACCTCCTCCCCGTGCGGAAGGCCACGCAGCAGCCACGCTGCTTCAGCTTCCAGGCCTTCAGAGATAACCGACTTCCGGTCTCTGTCAAGGTACCGTCCTCGCGCTCCTCTCATCTCCCACCGCACGCCTTCACCCACCCGGCCCTCTCCCAGGTGAGAGACAGCAGTAAAGAATCGGCCGGGTTCCTGTCCTTCCTGCGCAAATCCACCAAGTATGAAGACAACCAGCATGTTCTGTGTAACCTCAACATCAGCATGCCTCCGTGCATCAAG ATCATCGGAAGTGAAGACAGGCGGCGAACTTTAACCCCTTTGGCACTCAGAGAAAGATACAGTGCACTGAATGAACCTGCAATGG CTTCCTTAAGTGCCATGGAAAGGACCGAGCTCAAGATGGCCGTCATCGCAGAGCAGCTGGGCCTGAGTTGGGCTG AGCTGGCCCGGGAGCTCCAGCTCAGCGTGGACGACATCAACAAGATCCGTGTGGAGAACCCCAACTCGCTGCTGGAACAGAGCTCCGCGCTGCTCAACCTGTGGGCCACACGGGAAGGCAAGAGGGCCAAAA TGGAAAGTTTATACGCGGCTCTGAAGAGCATCGACCGGATGGATATCGTCCACATGCTGGAGGGTCAGCCCACCAGAGCCGGCTCTCGTGACCTGAGCCGACGGCGCCGTGACAGAGAACGCCTCTCTCCAGGTCTCACCAATG GTTATGGGCTCGCCCAGGATGAGCTTCTCTCCCCGGCCTCCATGCAGTATAGCCTGCCCTCCCCCCTGGGCGCTGAGCCCTACTGGCAGGAGGTTTCCAGCCTGGACTGTGCGCCCATTGCCACCACAGAGGAGGACACCCTTATGGAGATGTCTGACGTGCAGGTGTGGCCCTCAGGCCACAGCCCGTCCTTGGTGCCGGTGGAGGACTCCTCGCTGGAGTGCAGCAATGCGGACGATTCAGAGGGTCTGCTGGGGCTGCCTTACGGGAGTCTGGGCCGGCCGGCCAGCGCCGGCGGTGCGGTGCTCAGTGGATCCACTGAGCTGCCCGAGGATGACTCCGAGATGGGGGTGGACTCACTCAGCACAGCCACCCCGGCCTCGCTGGGCGGCACCATTGCTGGGATCAGTCTGAACGGTGCCAACAACGGTCAGGGGTCGGAGGCCAGTTCCGAAGCATCAGCAGTCGCCAACACGACTGGTGTGgacggagctggaggaggaggatggagagggaCGGGCTCAGAGGACGGCCTTTCTCTTGTTGCAGGACAGCACAGGGTGTACGCCCGCTTGAGTGAGTCGCCCGCTCTCAGCTGCGTTCCAGATCCAAGCGCAGACAG GTCGTCCAATGGTGGAAGTGGGACGGGGAGGGAGAGTGGCTCTTTCCTCTCATACCTGCAGGAGCAGAcggggcccgggtggagcccgGTCACCAACGCTCAGGCCTGGGTGGCCCATCAGCCTACGGACGCTGTGATGTCATCCGTGTGCAACGCAGTGGACCACGGCCAGGAGGGCTTGCTTCAGCCGGTGAGGGACATGGGACACTCGGAAATCCTGCGCGGCCACTTCCGTGGGACGCAGCCATTTGAGAAGGGTCTGGGCTTCCCGCACAGAGCGCCGGATCTGAACGCCTGGGATGATCAG GGAGATGAAGCTGAAGACCTTCCAGGAGAACAAGTCAGCGAGGAGCAGTTTACAGACGAACATGGAAACATTGTCACCAAAAAG ATCGTCCGGAAGGTGGTGCGGAGAGGGAAGGGCTCCGGTGAAGAGGGGCTCCAGGAGGTGAGCATGGAGACGTCTCTGCAGGACGAGCTGGAGGGGGACGCCGAGCAGTTCATGAGCTACGCCATCCTGGGCCGGGAGAGCAGCAAG CCCGACtgtgtggaggtgaagaagggtGCTCAGATAGTGAAATGTGCCAGTCTGCGGCGAGTTAAGCAGTGA